In Chaetodon trifascialis isolate fChaTrf1 chromosome 6, fChaTrf1.hap1, whole genome shotgun sequence, one DNA window encodes the following:
- the tent2 gene encoding poly(A) RNA polymerase GLD2, with amino-acid sequence MFNRSAAPTGHSAYTNGLYPPPPVTRYYDYNHQSLAGVNSFRVPGLDRLPSYEWKPTPSISPVLPPRTPTMTNGRKRHNVEYSSYAVKRQRLESSSHPSVGSPLIRTPPPHRPEQAVAGSSRSDFDRSYPISHSHPHPQVPAVPDSSDGLQVCAGDKLSAQMVELFEACQQQSSDLNRKEVIRARLQQDIQQDIQRDYAVARLYLTGSSMNGLGCRSSDADLCLVLKGNKRPDPIRVLSGLRRLFRSLPYVERIQLIRAKVPILRFREKGSDLEFDLNVNNTVGIRNTFLLRSYAYADLRIRPMILVVKKWARHKQINDASKGTLSSYTLVLMVLHYLQTLEEPVLPSLQRDYPECFNPIVDIDMVPEGPKHIPPYISRNQSSLGELLLGFLRYYATYFRWDKQVISVREATAFPKTNSQEWRNKFICVEEPFERNNVARAVHEKIKFDAIKDQFSESCRILHQRKDLNSILPVRAIINEESYGR; translated from the exons ATGTTCAACCGCAGCGCTGCACCGACGGGGCATTCAGCCTACACTAACGGCCTGTACCCACCGCCCCCTGTGACCCGGTACTACGATTACAACCACCAAAGCCTGGCTGGTGTCAACAG CTTCCGTGTCCCTGGACTAGACAGACTGCCTTCATATGAATGGAAGCCCACACCATCCATTTCTCCAGTCCTTCCTCCTCGAACACCAACTATGACCAATGGGCGCAA GAGGCACAATGTTGAATACAGCTCATACGCTGTGAAGCGCCAACGCCTCGAATCCTCTTCTCACCCATCAGTCGGTTCCCCATTAATTCGGACCCCTCCACCTCATCGTCCTGAGCAAGCGGTAGCGGGATCATCAAGATCTGATTTTGATCGCTCGTATCCCATCTCGCACTCCCATCCCCACCCTCAGGTGCCTGCTGTCCCGGACAGCTCCGACGGCCTGCAGGTCTGCGCAGGGGACAAG TTGAGTGCTCAGATGGTGGAGCTGTTTGAGGCGTGCCAGCAGCAATCTTCTGATTTGAACCGGAAGGAGGTGATCCGAGCTCGGCTGCAGCAAGACATACAGCAAGACATACAGCGCGACTATGCAG TGGCACGACTTTACTTGACTGGATCTTCTATGAATGGTTTGGGCTGCCGGAGCAGTGATGCTGATCTGTGTCTGGTCCTCAAAGGAAAC aaaCGACCTGATCCCATTCGTGTCCTCTCTGGCCTCCGAAGGTTGTTCAGATCACTGC CGTATGTAGAGAGGATTCAGCTGATCAGAGCCAAAGTGCCGATCCTCAGGTTCAGAGAGAAAGGCAG TGATCTGGAGTTTGATCTGAATGTCAACAACACAGTGGGCATCAGAAACACATTCCTTCTGAGGAGTTATGCCTATG ctgatCTCAGGATAAGACCCATGATCCTCGTTGTCAAGAAATGGGCCCgacacaaacaaatcaatgaTGCCAGCAAAGGAACATTAAGCAGCTACAcgctggtgctgatggtgctgcaCTACCTCCAGA CTCTTGAAGAACCGGTGCTTCCCTCTCTACAGAGGGATTACCCA GAGTGTTTTAATCCCATTGTTGACATTGACATGGTTCCAGAGGGACCCAAACACATCCCCCCCTACATCTCAAGAAACCAGTCCTCTCTCGGAGAGCTGCTTCTGGGCTTTCTCAGATACTATGCCACATACTTCAG ATGGGACAAGCAGGTGATCTCTGTTCGAGAGGCCACAGCTTTTCCCAAGACCAATTCTCAAGAGTGGAGAAACAAATTCATATGTGTGGAAG AGCCATTTGAAAGAAATAACGTTGCCAGGGCAGTCCATGAGAAGATCAAGTTTGATGCCATTAAAGATCAGTTTTCTGAG TCATGTCGGATACTACACCAGAGGAAGGACCTGAACTCCATCCTCCCAGtcagagccatcattaatgaGGAGTCATACGGAAGATGA